The following are encoded together in the Aquila chrysaetos chrysaetos unplaced genomic scaffold, bAquChr1.4, whole genome shotgun sequence genome:
- the LOC115338480 gene encoding olfactory receptor 2A1/2A42-like has protein sequence QHSVQNEATVAEFILLGFCSTPALQRCLFGLFSALYSGTLMGNALVFLLICLDYCLHSPMYFFLCHLSIADICYASNNVPRMLRNLLGQGRTISFAGCGAQIHLYLIFALTECVLLAVMSHVRYVAICRPLRYALIMIWRLCLTLATVSWALAFVFGTLQASLALHLPFWGPCEVDHFCYEILAVLKLACTAATANKVLIFAVCVRFLLFPLALILISSLDTLATVLRIRSAPGWHKTFSHLWLKFEEDVEDGGERWSKPYVGTLCLHSLSELRSCISKGTVLLDICANSMEEIADMVLAQQEQSTEFDEHRRAQVREVLLRKHHHQNEKTNNLLPVVCSFADVSKRQSDLHLLYKPAQKITPCPSPTAAEAKDGVNRESRTVDLSKAELSFLKKIPNGAEASNVLVGELDFLHQPIVAFVRLSPAVLLSGMTEVPIPTRTGAKCVSPYE, from the exons CAGCACAGCGTGCAGAATGAAGCGACTGTCGCAGAATTCATCCTCCTGGGGTTCTgcagcaccccagccctgcagcgCTGCCTCTTTGGCCTTTTCTCTGCCCTCTACTCTGGCACTCTGATGGGAAACGCACTTGTCTTTCTGCTTATCTGCCTGGACTACTGCCTCCACAGccccatgtacttcttcctctgCCACCTCTCCATAGCGGACATCTGCTACGCCTCCAACAATGTCCCCCGTATGCTAAGGAACCTCCTTGGACAAGGCAGAACCATCTCCTTTGCTGGGTGTGGGGCACAGATCCATCTTTATTTAATCTTTGCACTTACAGAGTGCGTGCTGCTGGCCGTGATGTCTCATGTTCGCTACGTGGCAATCTGCCGTCCCCTCCGCTATGCCCTCATCATGATCTGGAGGCTGTGCCTCACCCTTGCCACAGTTTCCTGGGCTTTGGCGTTCGTATTTGGTACACTACAAGCCTCTCTGGCTTTACACCTGCCTTTCTGGGGCCCCTGCGAGGTTGACCACTTCTGCTATGAAATTCTTGCTGTCTTAAAGCTGGCCTGCACTGCCGCTACTGCCAATAAAGTCCTGATCTTTGCTGTTTGTGTGcgcttcctcctcttccctttagCCTTAATCCTCATTTCCTCCCTGGACACCCTGGCCACCGTTCTGCGCATCCGCTCTGCGCCAGGATGGCACAAAACCTTCTCCCACCT GTGGCTGAAGTTTGAGGAGGACGTGGAAGATGGCGGCGAGCGCTGGAGCAAGCCCTACGTTGGCACGCTGTGCTTGCACAGCCTCTCCGAGCTGAGGAGCTGCATCAGCAAGGGGACGGTGCTGCTGGACATTTGTGCCAACAGCATGGAAGAGATTGCAG ATATGGTCCTGGCCCAGCAAGAACAGTCCACGGAGTTTGACGAGCACAGGCGGGCGCAAGTTCGAGAAGTCCTTTTGAGGAAGCACCACCATCAGAACGAGAAGACAAACAACCTTCTC ccCGTTGTCTGCTCGTTTGCTGATGTGAGCAAGAGGCAGTCAGACCTGCACCTCCTCTACAAGCCAG CCCAAAAAATCACCCCTTGTCCTTCTCCCACCGCTGCGGAAGCTAAAGATGGGGTGAACCGTGAGAGCAGAACAGTGGATTTAAGCAAG GCGGAGCTGAGCTTCCTGAAGAAAATTCCCAACGGGGCTGAAGCATCCAACGTGCTCGTAGGAGAGCTGGATTTCCTTCACCAGCCCATCGTGGCATTTGTCCGCCTGAGCCCGGCTGTCCTCCTCTCGGGCATGACGGAAGTTCCCATCCCAACAAG AACTGGAGCCAAGTGTGTTTCGCCATACGAGTAA